One Pleurocapsa sp. PCC 7327 DNA segment encodes these proteins:
- the rpaB gene encoding response regulator transcription factor RpaB, whose translation MEIHKEKILVVDDEASIRRILETRLSMIGYDVVTAADGEEALEVFHQTNPDLVVLDVMMPKLDGYGVCQELRKESDIPIIMLTALGDVADRITGLELGADDYVVKPFSPKELEARIRSVLRRVEKNGTPGIPSSGVIHVGSIKIDTNKRQVYKGDERIRLTGMEFSLLELLVSRSGEPFSRSEILQEVWGYTPERHVDTRVVDVHISRLRAKLEDDPSNPELILTARGTGYLFQRILEPGEE comes from the coding sequence TTGGAGATTCATAAAGAAAAAATCTTGGTTGTAGATGACGAAGCCAGCATCCGCCGAATTTTGGAAACTCGTCTCTCCATGATTGGCTACGATGTCGTTACGGCTGCCGATGGAGAAGAAGCCCTCGAAGTCTTTCATCAGACCAATCCAGACTTGGTAGTCTTGGATGTAATGATGCCCAAGCTCGATGGCTATGGCGTTTGTCAAGAACTCCGCAAGGAATCTGATATCCCCATCATTATGTTAACCGCTTTGGGAGACGTTGCCGATCGCATTACGGGTTTGGAGTTAGGGGCTGATGACTATGTAGTCAAACCTTTTTCTCCCAAGGAATTAGAAGCTCGCATTCGTTCGGTGCTGCGACGAGTCGAAAAAAATGGTACCCCCGGCATTCCCAGTTCTGGGGTGATTCATGTGGGATCGATTAAAATCGATACCAACAAGCGACAAGTTTACAAGGGCGACGAGCGCATTCGTTTGACTGGAATGGAGTTTAGCCTGTTAGAGTTATTGGTCAGCCGTTCTGGAGAACCTTTCTCGCGCTCGGAGATCTTACAGGAGGTGTGGGGCTATACCCCCGAACGCCACGTCGATACCCGCGTCGTTGACGTTCACATCTCCCGCTTGAGGGCAAAGTTAGAAGATGACCCTAGCAACCCAGAATTAATCCTCACCGCACGGGGAACGGGATATTTATTTCAACGAATTCTAGAACCCGGAGAAGAGTAA
- a CDS encoding gamma-glutamylcyclotransferase, with protein MEERQIEQNRNYISQNLPLKTSLSNHQGSHWQPQQLSEPSFYYFAYGSCMCPVDLKRSLGENTHHYVIGTGVVKGYRLGFYRRSLRRNCGALDIVPDPSSYVEGVLYNLPWRLSDLLDEREEIPCNGYRHEFVNVYHGRQIYRNVRTYVVVDKLEEELAPNDWYLNVVIRGAVTCGLSEEYRWKLFHHMYQLQQKSKSIELK; from the coding sequence ATGGAAGAGCGGCAAATAGAACAAAATCGCAATTACATATCGCAGAATTTACCACTAAAAACTTCTCTGTCCAACCATCAGGGAAGCCATTGGCAACCCCAACAACTGAGCGAACCATCTTTCTATTATTTTGCCTATGGATCTTGTATGTGTCCGGTGGATTTAAAGCGATCGCTCGGCGAAAACACTCATCACTACGTCATCGGAACTGGAGTTGTTAAAGGCTATCGTCTCGGATTTTATCGCCGCTCTCTACGTCGTAACTGCGGTGCTTTAGATATCGTTCCCGATCCTAGTTCTTACGTCGAGGGGGTATTGTATAATTTACCTTGGCGATTGAGCGATCTTCTCGACGAACGAGAAGAAATTCCCTGCAACGGATACCGCCATGAATTCGTCAATGTATACCATGGTAGACAAATTTATCGCAACGTTCGGACTTATGTCGTCGTCGATAAACTAGAAGAAGAATTAGCACCTAACGACTGGTATTTGAATGTAGTCATTCGCGGTGCGGTGACTTGCGGACTCTCAGAAGAATACCGCTGGAAATTGTTCCATCACATGTACCAGCTACAACAAAAGTCAAAATCGATCGAGTTAAAATAA
- a CDS encoding DUF2358 domain-containing protein, translated as MDIIEILKDDYQRFPAHQTYSIYAENVYFKDPLNEFRGIARYKEMIGFMSNWFQDIKMELHDIRREGDTIHTEWTLNWTTPIPWKPRITIPGRSELKLDEQEMIVSHVDYWHCSRLDVIKQHLFPK; from the coding sequence ATGGATATTATCGAAATTCTCAAAGACGACTATCAGCGATTTCCCGCCCATCAAACTTATAGTATTTACGCCGAAAACGTTTATTTCAAAGATCCTCTCAATGAATTTCGGGGAATTGCACGCTATAAAGAGATGATTGGTTTTATGAGTAATTGGTTTCAGGACATTAAAATGGAGCTCCACGACATTCGGAGAGAGGGAGATACCATCCACACTGAATGGACGCTCAACTGGACGACTCCCATTCCTTGGAAACCTCGCATTACCATCCCTGGCAGAAGCGAACTAAAGCTCGACGAACAAGAAATGATTGTCTCTCACGTCGATTACTGGCACTGCTCTCGTTTGGACGTAATCAAACAACATCTATTTCCCAAATAG
- a CDS encoding DUF2839 domain-containing protein — translation MGEAKRRKAALGDKYGQEERIFPWLPVTKSQAENLYKLTTRVAWIGIGALAVIWVTIRFIGPAFGWWEIQ, via the coding sequence ATGGGTGAAGCTAAGCGTCGTAAAGCTGCACTAGGCGATAAATACGGTCAAGAAGAAAGAATCTTTCCTTGGCTGCCAGTAACCAAAAGTCAAGCAGAAAACCTGTACAAATTAACCACAAGAGTGGCATGGATTGGTATCGGTGCTCTAGCCGTTATTTGGGTGACCATTCGCTTTATCGGACCCGCTTTTGGTTGGTGGGAAATTCAGTAG
- a CDS encoding ABC transporter substrate-binding protein — translation MSRHCLTRLLAFLCSILLIACGTAQNQNVNLPAISSNSSVESAERVVALTSLTADIIERLDKNKLVGIAGSSLLKSSDRFTNIPIVSEGQTPPNLEKIVALKPDLVIGAKGFSDQTLNKLKELGIATLSTDINNWNALTEITQDLAQKIGADPTPLLKRYQTFLTDLPQQNLSTLVLVSRQPILAPNKNSWAGDLLEKFNAKNLAAEFQGKSAFSGYITLSPEKILQANPEVLLIVESFGQKLLEEFKAQPFWSQLKATQRDRVYVFDYYGLVNPGSIDKIEEACAKLKQVLKAS, via the coding sequence ATGTCTCGTCATTGCTTAACTAGGCTTTTAGCTTTTCTGTGCAGCATCCTTTTAATTGCCTGTGGTACGGCACAAAATCAAAATGTCAATCTTCCTGCCATTTCTTCCAATTCTTCTGTCGAATCGGCTGAGAGAGTGGTAGCTTTAACTTCGCTAACCGCCGATATTATCGAACGATTAGATAAAAATAAACTGGTTGGAATCGCAGGCAGTAGCTTGCTCAAATCGAGCGATCGCTTTACAAATATTCCTATAGTTAGCGAAGGACAAACCCCACCTAATTTAGAAAAAATTGTTGCTCTCAAACCCGATTTAGTCATCGGTGCTAAAGGATTTAGCGACCAAACTCTTAACAAATTAAAAGAGTTGGGAATTGCTACGCTGTCCACCGATATAAATAATTGGAATGCTTTAACAGAAATTACTCAAGATTTAGCTCAAAAAATTGGCGCCGATCCAACTCCTTTATTAAAACGCTATCAAACCTTTTTAACCGATCTTCCCCAACAAAATTTATCCACTTTAGTTTTGGTCAGTCGCCAACCAATTTTAGCTCCCAATAAAAATAGTTGGGCGGGCGATTTATTAGAGAAATTTAATGCGAAAAATTTAGCAGCAGAATTCCAAGGAAAATCTGCTTTTTCTGGTTATATTACACTTTCTCCTGAAAAAATTCTCCAAGCTAATCCAGAAGTTTTGTTAATTGTAGAATCATTCGGACAAAAATTACTTGAAGAATTTAAAGCCCAACCTTTCTGGAGTCAATTGAAAGCCACTCAGCGCGATCGCGTGTATGTTTTTGATTATTATGGATTAGTCAACCCTGGCAGCATCGACAAAATTGAAGAAGCTTGTGCGAAACTAAAACAGGTATTGAAAGCATCATAA
- a CDS encoding thioesterase family protein has translation MSEQQQPQLSPTTAIATDDALRATTEVWFEYAVRAQPHHTDYGGVVWHGSYLTWMEEARVECLRSMGIDFADLVRLGCDLPVVEMSVRYHRAMRLGEAAIVKTRMTEIAGVRINWDYKIQMPQEEELYLTGRVTLVAIDREKGKIMRQLPPAVKDVLMRLIQ, from the coding sequence TTGTCCGAGCAACAGCAACCCCAATTATCGCCGACAACTGCGATCGCAACCGATGACGCTCTCAGAGCGACTACAGAAGTATGGTTTGAATACGCCGTTCGCGCTCAACCTCATCATACAGACTACGGCGGAGTGGTCTGGCACGGTTCTTACCTTACCTGGATGGAAGAAGCGCGAGTCGAATGCTTGCGCTCCATGGGCATAGATTTTGCCGATTTGGTAAGGTTAGGTTGCGACCTACCCGTAGTCGAAATGTCCGTTCGCTATCATCGAGCCATGCGGTTAGGAGAAGCGGCTATCGTCAAAACTCGCATGACCGAGATAGCAGGAGTCAGAATTAATTGGGACTATAAAATTCAGATGCCACAAGAAGAAGAATTGTATTTGACAGGGAGAGTTACCCTAGTTGCGATCGATCGCGAGAAAGGCAAAATCATGCGCCAGCTACCTCCAGCCGTAAAGGATGTCTTGATGAGGCTGATTCAATAG
- a CDS encoding LysR family transcriptional regulator has translation MIQATLHQLVVFETTARHGSFTRAAEELFITQPTVSSQIKQLTKAVGLPLFEQIGKRLYLTEAGKELLATCQEIFERLDNFEMKVADLKGTKQGKLRLAVITTAKYFIPRILGSFCQQYPGIDISLKVTNHQLIQKRMMENEDDLYILSHPPEDMDLSTQSFLDNPLVVVAPRNHPLAMERNIPIQRLNDEPFIMREAGSGTRHAVQQLFARHKVIVKVRLELGSNEAIKQAIAGGLGISVLSQHTLLGEGSNSELAILDVQHFPIKCRWYAAYLTGKQLSVISQTFLDYLVQESQKIRVPSLNLLATV, from the coding sequence TTGATTCAAGCAACCCTACATCAGCTAGTCGTTTTTGAAACCACTGCTCGCCACGGTAGTTTCACCCGCGCAGCCGAAGAATTGTTTATCACCCAACCGACGGTGTCTAGCCAAATCAAACAATTGACTAAAGCTGTTGGTCTACCATTGTTCGAGCAAATTGGCAAACGCCTTTATCTAACCGAAGCCGGAAAAGAATTACTGGCGACCTGTCAGGAAATCTTTGAAAGGCTAGATAACTTCGAGATGAAGGTTGCTGACTTAAAGGGAACTAAGCAGGGAAAGTTGCGGCTTGCCGTAATTACAACTGCGAAATACTTCATCCCTCGTATTTTAGGATCTTTCTGTCAGCAATATCCTGGGATTGATATTTCACTCAAAGTAACCAACCATCAGCTTATTCAAAAGCGCATGATGGAAAATGAGGATGACCTCTATATCCTCAGCCATCCTCCAGAAGATATGGATCTGTCCACCCAGTCTTTTCTGGATAATCCATTAGTGGTGGTGGCACCGCGAAATCATCCTTTGGCAATGGAGAGGAACATTCCCATCCAACGCCTTAACGACGAACCTTTCATCATGCGGGAAGCGGGTTCGGGGACGCGACATGCCGTCCAGCAACTGTTTGCAAGGCACAAAGTCATTGTGAAGGTCAGGTTAGAACTGGGAAGCAATGAGGCAATCAAACAGGCGATCGCTGGAGGTTTAGGCATTTCTGTCCTTTCCCAACACACCCTACTTGGTGAGGGGTCTAATAGCGAACTAGCGATCTTAGACGTACAACATTTTCCGATTAAATGTCGCTGGTATGCAGCTTATCTAACGGGAAAACAACTATCTGTTATCTCTCAGACTTTCTTAGACTATCTCGTGCAAGAAAGTCAAAAGATACGGGTTCCCTCTCTCAATCTGCTTGCCACAGTTTGA
- a CDS encoding class II aldolase/adducin family protein → MTNTIDEGYVKYQCHWINSLPLSNNKIQDLNRWRNKLYQLGLIGEYPNGIGFGNLSIRHPDKPSQFIISGTKTGGLPALNEQHYTTVIDYDWERNCLTCEGPIQASSEALTHAAVYEANPKINAIIHVHHLKLWQELMDKVPTTAKNITYGTPEMAKEIIRLCREENLGETQILVMSGHEEGIIAFGKQLDEAGSLLLQYYKDFVKS, encoded by the coding sequence ATGACAAACACAATTGATGAAGGGTATGTAAAATATCAATGCCATTGGATTAACTCGTTACCCCTTTCTAATAATAAAATTCAAGACCTCAATCGATGGAGAAATAAACTCTATCAATTGGGTTTAATTGGCGAATATCCTAATGGCATAGGATTTGGCAACCTTAGCATTCGCCATCCCGATAAACCCAGTCAATTTATTATTTCTGGTACTAAAACAGGAGGGTTGCCCGCCTTAAACGAGCAACACTACACGACAGTTATTGATTACGATTGGGAGCGAAACTGTTTGACTTGCGAAGGACCAATACAAGCTTCTTCAGAAGCATTAACCCATGCAGCTGTTTATGAAGCCAACCCAAAAATTAATGCAATTATTCACGTTCACCATCTCAAACTCTGGCAAGAATTAATGGATAAAGTTCCAACAACGGCAAAAAATATTACTTACGGTACGCCAGAAATGGCAAAGGAAATTATTCGATTGTGCCGAGAAGAGAATTTGGGTGAAACGCAAATTTTAGTGATGAGCGGACACGAAGAAGGAATTATTGCTTTTGGCAAACAATTGGATGAGGCAGGGAGTTTGCTGTTGCAATACTATAAAGATTTCGTTAAATCTTAA
- a CDS encoding cofactor assembly of complex C subunit B codes for MTKSDDPNRVVRLLPLFVGILGGILLLLNRLTTAQLTESQARSDALGTILSAILILVGLLWQQIQPRSPDAVTLIGKEGMELASELPDAVKTELAWASHLLLTNTVTKSLVVYYQGKVLLRRGILTDNPHVKPGQIVRRVLETHKPIYLVDLKLFPGRIEFDYLPENTQGLICQPMGDGGVLILGANVPRSYTKQDENWIEGIADKLGETLSRYSHEIVACEK; via the coding sequence ATGACTAAATCCGACGATCCCAATCGAGTGGTGCGGCTGCTTCCTCTATTTGTTGGCATTTTGGGAGGAATATTGCTGCTCCTTAATCGTTTGACAACCGCTCAGTTGACAGAATCTCAAGCTCGTTCCGATGCGCTAGGCACGATCCTTAGTGCTATATTGATTCTAGTCGGTTTGCTTTGGCAGCAAATCCAGCCGCGATCGCCCGATGCAGTTACTCTGATTGGCAAAGAGGGAATGGAGTTGGCTTCGGAGTTGCCCGATGCGGTTAAAACCGAACTGGCTTGGGCATCGCACCTCTTATTAACCAATACTGTAACAAAATCCTTAGTCGTTTACTACCAAGGAAAAGTTCTCCTGCGGCGGGGAATATTGACAGATAATCCCCATGTAAAACCCGGTCAAATCGTTCGGCGGGTGTTGGAGACTCACAAACCAATTTATTTGGTCGATCTGAAACTTTTTCCAGGACGCATAGAATTTGATTATCTGCCAGAAAATACCCAAGGGCTGATCTGCCAACCGATGGGCGACGGAGGCGTTCTCATTTTAGGGGCTAATGTACCCCGCAGCTATACCAAGCAAGACGAAAATTGGATTGAGGGAATTGCGGACAAATTGGGAGAAACCCTCAGTCGCTATAGCCATGAAATTGTCGCTTGCGAAAAATAA
- the radA gene encoding DNA repair protein RadA translates to MPKSRTIYVCSACGAESPQWFGKCPSCGVYGSLEEQVVIQNSIGISRGGWQSSTRTVGKTKGPAQPRISVKFSQITHEVQARFPSGYGELDRVLGGGIVPGSLVLIGGDPGIGKSTLLLQVANQLSQRLPRILYVSAEESGQQVKLRASRLGVTQTSSFEREDTSNGKAKKGHQSSQDKLQEGNSNLYVLPETDLEEILRELESLKPQVAIIDSIQTLYFASLTSAPGSVAQVRECTSALMQVAKRENITLFIVGHVTKEGAIAGPRVLEHLVDTVLYFEGDRYASHRLLRSVKNRFGATHEIGIFEMVEHGLDEVANPSELFLGNRDELAPGTATVVACEGTRPIVVELQALVSPTSYASPRRSTTGVDYNRLQQILAVLEKRVGIPLSKLDAYVASAGGLGVEEPAADLGVAIAVVASFRDRVVDPRTVLIGEVGLGGQVRLVSQMELRLKEAAKLGFKRAIVPRGQAFPDDLGLEIIPVAKVIDAIIAAIPPQRRFGGDISVEDDEDSINDENMN, encoded by the coding sequence ATGCCGAAATCTCGAACAATTTACGTTTGCAGTGCCTGTGGAGCAGAATCGCCGCAGTGGTTTGGCAAATGTCCGAGCTGTGGAGTCTACGGTTCCTTGGAAGAGCAAGTTGTCATACAAAATTCGATTGGAATCAGTCGAGGAGGCTGGCAATCGTCTACTCGCACGGTTGGCAAAACCAAAGGTCCCGCTCAACCAAGAATATCCGTCAAATTCTCGCAAATCACCCACGAAGTTCAAGCCAGGTTTCCTTCTGGATATGGAGAATTGGATCGGGTGCTGGGCGGGGGCATCGTTCCAGGTTCGCTGGTGCTAATTGGGGGAGATCCCGGCATTGGTAAATCGACGCTATTGCTGCAAGTCGCTAACCAACTGTCTCAGCGATTGCCCAGAATTCTCTATGTATCCGCCGAAGAGTCGGGACAACAGGTTAAGTTGCGCGCCTCTCGTTTGGGCGTGACGCAGACATCTTCTTTTGAACGGGAAGATACGAGCAATGGCAAGGCGAAAAAAGGTCATCAATCCTCACAAGACAAGCTACAAGAGGGAAATTCCAATCTCTATGTTCTCCCCGAAACCGATTTAGAAGAAATTCTCCGAGAATTGGAATCTCTTAAACCCCAGGTGGCAATTATCGACAGTATTCAAACCCTCTATTTTGCCTCGCTAACTTCGGCTCCCGGTTCGGTCGCTCAGGTGAGAGAATGTACCTCGGCATTGATGCAGGTGGCAAAGCGAGAAAATATCACGTTATTTATTGTCGGTCATGTGACTAAAGAAGGAGCGATCGCGGGTCCAAGGGTATTGGAACATTTAGTCGATACGGTGCTATATTTTGAGGGCGATCGCTATGCCTCTCATCGTCTGTTGCGCTCGGTGAAAAACCGCTTCGGAGCCACCCACGAAATCGGGATCTTTGAAATGGTAGAGCATGGCTTAGATGAAGTCGCCAATCCCTCTGAGTTATTTCTGGGCAACCGCGACGAACTCGCTCCCGGTACGGCGACGGTGGTTGCCTGCGAAGGAACTCGTCCGATTGTCGTAGAGTTGCAAGCGTTGGTCAGTCCGACTAGCTATGCTTCGCCGCGACGTTCGACGACGGGGGTAGATTACAACCGCCTACAACAAATTCTGGCAGTCCTAGAAAAGCGAGTCGGCATTCCCCTATCGAAATTGGATGCTTATGTGGCTTCTGCTGGCGGGTTGGGCGTGGAAGAACCTGCGGCGGATTTAGGAGTTGCGATTGCTGTGGTTGCCAGTTTTCGCGATCGCGTCGTCGATCCGCGTACCGTATTAATAGGAGAAGTCGGGTTAGGCGGACAGGTGCGCTTAGTCTCGCAAATGGAATTGCGGCTCAAAGAAGCGGCCAAACTGGGGTTTAAACGCGCGATCGTGCCCAGAGGACAAGCGTTTCCAGACGATTTGGGCTTAGAAATTATCCCCGTAGCCAAGGTGATCGATGCGATAATCGCAGCGATTCCCCCGCAACGCCGCTTTGGAGGCGATATCTCAGTGGAGGATGATGAAGATTCTATTAACGATGAAAATATGAACTAA
- a CDS encoding TldD/PmbA family protein, with protein sequence MSNQFSDYKNLLAELINRYRDRIDFLAIRIEQAEGTNILLRGDKVETLSEGISIGGQVRAAYKGGWGFATFNQLSTLTDRVEEAIAAAKMVGEEETILAPVEPAQVVCQLPLTGTDPRHVPLEQKKALCDRYNELLRAYSDRVATTSVRYGDTTQRVILATSEGTLIEQSWADMEMRFSATARDGEIVQTGRETTGSRKAYEDLTQLDEQVRGAAQRAVNALSLPSVKGNTYTVVIDPILAGLFVHEAFGHLSEADMLYENPDLLEVMSIGKRFGPKELQIFDGAAPQGHRGSYFYDDEGTPAKTTQLIKDGVLVGRLHSRETAGKLGEQATGNARCLNYHYPPIVRMTNTWIERGTTPVKELFAGIQEGVYARNWLGGMTNGEMFTFSAGEAWMIRDGKIAEPVRDVTLSGNVFKTLANIEAIGDDFYWDESGGCGKGGQNGLPVGCGGPSLRIRNVVVGGEAM encoded by the coding sequence ATGTCAAACCAATTTTCCGACTACAAAAATTTACTTGCCGAGCTGATAAATCGCTATCGCGATCGCATCGATTTTTTAGCCATTCGCATAGAACAAGCAGAAGGAACGAATATCTTATTGCGAGGAGACAAGGTAGAAACCCTTAGCGAAGGCATTTCGATTGGCGGCCAGGTGAGAGCAGCTTATAAAGGCGGTTGGGGGTTCGCTACCTTTAACCAATTATCTACCCTAACCGATCGCGTCGAAGAAGCCATTGCCGCTGCCAAAATGGTAGGAGAAGAAGAGACGATTCTCGCCCCAGTCGAACCCGCGCAAGTCGTTTGCCAACTGCCACTAACCGGAACCGATCCGCGTCACGTGCCGCTAGAGCAGAAAAAAGCCCTCTGCGATCGCTACAATGAGCTTCTTCGCGCCTATAGCGATCGCGTCGCTACCACCTCTGTCCGCTACGGCGATACCACCCAGCGCGTTATTCTTGCCACTTCTGAGGGAACCTTAATCGAGCAATCCTGGGCAGACATGGAAATGCGCTTTTCCGCTACCGCTAGAGATGGAGAAATCGTGCAGACGGGGCGAGAAACAACGGGTTCTCGCAAGGCTTACGAAGATTTAACCCAGCTAGACGAACAGGTGCGGGGTGCCGCTCAACGGGCGGTAAATGCGCTTTCCTTGCCATCAGTCAAAGGCAATACTTACACCGTTGTCATCGATCCCATTCTCGCAGGTTTATTCGTTCACGAGGCATTCGGACATCTCTCGGAAGCGGATATGCTCTACGAAAATCCCGACTTGTTAGAAGTCATGAGTATAGGGAAACGGTTCGGTCCCAAAGAGCTACAAATCTTTGACGGCGCTGCCCCCCAAGGACACCGAGGCAGTTATTTCTACGACGATGAAGGAACCCCCGCAAAAACCACTCAATTGATTAAAGATGGCGTATTAGTCGGGCGGTTGCATTCCCGCGAAACGGCAGGTAAGTTGGGCGAACAGGCGACGGGAAATGCTCGTTGTCTCAATTATCACTATCCCCCAATCGTTCGCATGACCAACACCTGGATCGAGCGAGGTACGACACCTGTAAAAGAGTTATTTGCAGGAATTCAAGAAGGAGTATACGCTCGCAATTGGTTGGGTGGCATGACCAATGGAGAAATGTTTACCTTTAGTGCAGGAGAAGCGTGGATGATTCGCGATGGCAAAATTGCCGAACCCGTGCGCGATGTGACGCTATCGGGAAATGTATTTAAAACCCTGGCAAATATCGAAGCGATCGGCGATGATTTCTACTGGGATGAATCGGGCGGTTGCGGTAAGGGCGGACAAAACGGTTTGCCCGTCGGTTGCGGCGGTCCGAGTTTGCGAATTCGCAATGTCGTCGTGGGAGGCGAAGCAATGTAA
- the petE gene encoding plastocyanin, whose translation MSKKLAVLLATILLVISSFVISAAPAAAETYTVKMGSDSGLLKFEPDTLTIEAGDTVKWVNNKLAPHNVVFDSSKMDEAIATKMSHKNLVFSPGESYESTFDEPGEYTYYCEPHRGAGMVGKIIVK comes from the coding sequence ATGTCGAAGAAATTAGCTGTATTACTTGCCACCATTTTGCTAGTCATTTCTAGCTTCGTTATTTCCGCTGCTCCTGCTGCGGCAGAAACCTATACGGTCAAAATGGGTTCGGACAGCGGCTTGCTGAAGTTTGAACCCGACACCTTGACCATCGAAGCAGGCGACACCGTAAAATGGGTGAACAACAAGCTGGCTCCTCACAACGTGGTTTTCGACAGCAGCAAAATGGATGAAGCTATAGCCACCAAAATGTCTCACAAAAATCTTGTCTTCTCTCCCGGCGAATCCTATGAAAGCACCTTTGACGAACCTGGAGAGTATACTTATTACTGCGAACCCCATCGCGGTGCGGGTATGGTTGGCAAAATTATTGTGAAATAA
- the petJ gene encoding cytochrome c6 PetJ, with protein sequence MKRFLSLILLVLALFTLTFTRPALAGDLAKGAKLFSANCAACHAGGKNVVNAAKTLQKGDLEKYSMNSLEAIKTQIAKGKNAMPAFAGRLSEQEIDDVANYVLSQAEKGWS encoded by the coding sequence ATGAAAAGATTTTTGTCTTTAATCTTGCTAGTTTTGGCATTGTTTACTTTAACCTTTACTCGTCCTGCCCTAGCTGGAGATTTAGCCAAAGGAGCTAAGTTGTTTTCTGCCAATTGCGCTGCTTGCCATGCCGGCGGCAAGAATGTAGTCAATGCAGCGAAAACGCTGCAAAAAGGCGATTTAGAGAAGTACAGCATGAATTCACTAGAAGCAATTAAGACTCAGATTGCCAAAGGAAAAAATGCTATGCCAGCTTTTGCGGGTCGCTTGAGCGAGCAAGAAATCGATGACGTAGCCAATTATGTCTTGTCTCAAGCAGAAAAAGGTTGGTCTTAA